One segment of Choloepus didactylus isolate mChoDid1 chromosome 15, mChoDid1.pri, whole genome shotgun sequence DNA contains the following:
- the LOC119509815 gene encoding wiskott-Aldrich syndrome protein homolog 1-like has protein sequence MGARGGVAAGARGGGVRVSSPSHPRGVCALDPVKPGGKRPERVPAGAPSTPLAAGRARLRRRHLGLCWSLLVSLEAGGLQRRPGARRGTGGPPAPRALGALRAAPARLRELGGAGGPGGGGSGAGGRRAEAGLPARARGGASGRAAAPSELLRSPRRRRPAPPAPAAPAAARRPPSARGCRMLAGARLQRRRRQLQQQPRRRQPLLWPMNADPPPPPPPPWVWLVPGAAGLLRLGAGVAPPPVLLAAAQPPAAPLLPAVPGWQAPGEPLLPLLPPPSAPDRAAAAHPPWLPGQVRCLPPLGLGPPGSPLPPRRGPRPAGAAPALRLRAPASRLPRGSLTPQMLGTQPGGLPRRESSCFDVPFGPRQPWLLALAAGRPPWSSVRAATTLARARGRCPGRSAEVAAAGAERCSRVELADSSRRS, from the exons ATGGGGGCCCGTGGCGGGG TGGCAGCTGGCGCCCGCGGTGGCGGCGTCCGGGTCAGTAGTCCCAGCCACCCCCGCGGGGTCTGCGCCCTTGACCCGGTGAAGCCAGGTGGAAAGCGGCCCGAGCGCGTCCCCGCCGGCGCCCCCAGCACACCTCTGGCGGCCGGACGTGCCCGGCTCCGGCGCCGCCACTTGGGCCTCTGCTGGTCTCTGCTGGTCTCTCTGGAGGCCGGCGGCCTCCAGCGGCGGCCAGGAGCCCGGAGGGGGACCGGCGGGCCCCCGGCCCCGCGCGCCCTCGGTGCCCTCCGCGCAGCCCCCGCCCGCCTCCGGGAACTGGGGGGCGCGGGCGGGCCGggaggcggcggcagcggcgcgggcgggcggcgggcggAGGCGGGGCTCCCCGCGCGGGCCAGGGGCGGAGCGAGCGGCCGCGCCGCGGCACCAAGTGAGTTGCTCCGGAGCCCGCGCCGCCGCCGGCCCGCACCTCCCGCgcccgccgcccccgccgccgcccgccgcccgccTTCCGCGCGGGGATGTAGGATGCTGGCGGGCGCCAGGCtccagcggcggcggcggcagctgcAGCAGCAGCCCCGGCGGCGGCAGCCTCTGCTCTGGCCGATGAATGCGgacccgccgccgccgccgccgccgccctggGTTTGGCTGGTCCCCGGCGCGGCCGGGCTGCTCCGGCTCGGCGCGGGGGTCGCGCCCCCGCCGGTGCTGCTCGCCGCGGCCCAGCCCCCCGCCGCCCCGCTGCTCCCCGCGGTGCCCGGCTGGCAAGCCCCGGGCGAACCCCTGCtgccgctgctgccgccgccCTCAGCGCCAGACCGCGCCGCCGCCGCGCACCCCCCCTGGCTCCCGGGGCAGGTAAGGTGCCTCCCCCCGCTCGGCCTCGGGCCCCCCGGCTCGCCCCTGCCCCCTCGGCGCGGCCCTCGTCCGGCCGGGGCGGCTCCGGCCCTCCGGCTGCGCGCTCCCGCCTCCCGCCTCCCGCGCGGGTCCTTGACGCCCCAGATGCTCGGGACGCAGCCCGGCGGCCTGCCTCGGCGAGAAAGTTCCTGCTTCGACGTCCCCTTTGGCCCCCGGCAGCCTTGGCTGCTGGCCTTGGCGGCGGGCCGACCACCCTGGAGTTCCGTCCGCGCAGCCACAACTTTGGCCCGAGCCCGGGGTCGCTGTCCAGGGCGCAGTGCCGAGGTCGCCGCCGCCGGAGCCGAGCGCTGCAGCCGTGTGGAGCTGGCCGACTCGTCTCGGAGAAGTTAA